The genomic window AATCATAGCAAGTCTTGATCTTCTTGCTAACTTAAGGGATGTTAGGGTCATAGAATAGACAGGCTCTAATTTTTCCCAATCTTTCTTACTAAGGGGTTCTCTAGAATCATCTATATAATCTTTAATAAATTTAAAAGCTTCTTTTGGAGAAAATTTAGAAATGGCCTCTAATGGGGTGGATTTAAGCACAGATAATCGATCAGGCACTATAACATGCTCAGAGGGTTGTGCACTTCGTTCTTCTGGAAAGCGCGAGCATAGTTGTAACAAAATCTCTTTGTTTTGCAAGGTTTCTAATTCAGGTAACGCTTTTGGAAGTACCCTGTTTAGTCTAACCCAATCATCCTCTGTAAAGAGTTGAGGATTATGTTTTAACATAAAGCCATAAGATTCTATAAATGAGCATGCCTCTTTTGCATTAAATTGTAAGAAGCTTCGATCATCAACAAAAAAGAGATTTCTTATAAATTCATTCAATTGCTTTATTACCCTTTTTGAGGCTATTGTAGCATAGGCCTGAAGTAACAAAAGTTTTTGCTCTTTGGTAAATAGAACAACCTCATCACTAGTAGCTGATACTGCAAACCTTTCGAGCATATTCATGCGTATGGTTTGTGGCAAAGTATGAAATTTTGACGATGCTCTATAAAAAGCTTCTTCTAATGGCTTAGAAAGTGTCTTTTCAGGATTTTTACTTATATAGTCTTGAATAAATGTGCATGTATCTTCTGGAGAAAATATTCTAATTTCATCGACTGTGATATTTGTAAGTCGCTCAAGTGAAGATATAGCCATTTTTTGTTCTGGATTAAAGATATCTTTTGAAATGATATGAATCCTGTTTATTAGAGCACTTCGAGCAGTTCCTTGAATATTACCAAATGTTTGAGGAGATAGTTGCTGAATCTGTTTATCTGTTAGCCGGCTGATATTCTTGCTAGAGAGGGAAGAAAAGTTTCTTTCGATAATTTCGGAACTGACAAAGCGCTGAAAAATCATAAGTAAAAGGTGCTTAATAGGACTTTGATACCAGCGAGATTCACTTTTTTGAATGATTGAATATTTGAAAATTGCTTCGCTTATTTTTCCATCTAACATACATGCCTCTTTCTTATGACATATATTAAAAAATTTATTAACTATCAAGAGATTTTGATTTTACAATTCAAGGATTTAGGTGTATACTTCGTCTTTTATTCTAGCGCTTAAGTAAGGATTTGTTATGAAATTGCTATTGTCTAAGCCAAGAGGCTTTTGTGCGGGTGTTGAAAGAGCTATTGAAACTGTTGAAAAAGCTCTTCTCCTTTGGGGAGCTCCCATTTACGTAAAACATGAAATTGTCCATAACAGATACGTTGTTGATAGACTAAAAGCAAAGGGCGCTGTATTCATTGAAGATCTAGAAGATGTACCCGTTGGATCAAGGCTAATCTATTCTGCCCACGGCGTTCCTCCACAAGTAAGAACTGTTGCTAAAAGCCGAAATTTAATAGAGATTGATGCGACTTGTGGACTTGTTACAAAAGTGCATTCCGCTGCAAAACGTTACGCTGAAAAAGGCTATTACATCATCTTAATTGGTCATAAAAACCATGTGGAAACGATAGGCACTGCTGGGGAAGCGCCTGATGTTACGACTATTGTAGAGTCTGTAGAAGATGTAAAAGCCCTTCAGTTTACACAGAGTGATAAGCTCTTTTATCTAACACAGACAACGTTGAGCCTTGATGATGTAAAAGAAATTACTGAAGCTTTAGTACAAAAATATCCTCAAACTGAAACCTTGCCAAGCTCTTCTATCTGTTATGCAACGACAAATAGGCAAATGGCCCTTGGGAAGATTACAGATGTGACAGATTTGGTTTTAGTAGTAGGTGATCCTAAAAGTTCTAATTCCAACCGATTGCGAGAAACAGCAGCAAGAAGGGGAGTTGCAGCTTATTTGATTAATAACGAAGAAGAAATTGAGTCAGAATGGTTTACAAATGTAAAAACCATAGGTCTTACTGCAGGGGCATCCACTCCTGAAGATATTGTTCAAAAATGCATTCAAAAACTTATGTTAATAGGTGTTACTGAAGTAGAAGATGTTGTTTTTACACAAGAAGATGTCTTTTTTCAACTTCCCAAGGCAGTATTAGTCTAAGACTATGTGGAATGTAAAAGAGCTTCCCTCTCTTGTTTATCTCAATTTTCTTGTAAAAGTAAAGTATTGGATAGAAAATTTAAGAGTTGCAAAGAGATTTTATAGAAACAAGCTTTTTTTTAAAATAGACATCGCCCTTAAACTATACTATTTTTTTGATTCTCCCTTTAAAGTAAGTAAAACCTTCTTGCAGGCGATAGGCGAAGAAGAACTTTATACTTATGGCGAAACACCACTTACTACTTTAGAACAAATTATAAAAGAGATGAAAATTGAACCGGATTCTCTTTTTTTGGACTTGGGATCAGCAACAGGTAGGACATCCTTTTGGATTCATTGCTTTACAGGCGCCAAAGTCCTTGGTATTGAGCATAACCCAAGATTTGTAAACAATGCCAAAAGAATAAAAGAGCGCTTTCATTTAAGCGATGTTCAATTCAGGCGAGATGATATTAGGAACGCTGATTTTTCAGCAGTAAAGGGCGTATATCTTTATGGAACTTGTTTTGAAGAACCATTTTTAAAAATTCTTGGAGAGAAATTAGAGAACTTACCCCCTGGAGCTAGCATTGCAACGGTTAGCTACCCCATTGACAACTATACGAGAAAGCCTATTTTTGAAGTTGTAAAAGAACTTACTCTTCCCTTTAGCTGGGGAAGAGCAAGCGTCTATATTCAAAAAAGATTATAGACACAAACAAGTTCAAGAATTGATTTTTGAACCTGTTTGTGTATAATTACTGATTTGCAAGGCGGGCAAGTTCTGCCATTGTACGCAGCAAATTGTCAATAGCGCTTGTATTGCCTTGCTCTAGTTGTTTTAAGCTGCGAAGAACCTCTTCAGACGCAGCATGTACTTTTTCAGCAAGCGTTGCAGCTTGTTGTAATTTTACACGATCTCCTTCTTGTGCACTTTGAGCAGTTCTTCCAGCAGCCTCGCAAATATTTGATAAGGCTGTAAATATTTGGGTAATCCCTTTTAGGCGAGCTTCATCGCCTTTGAAGAAGGGTGTGACTCCGCCGCAAATTGTAAGCGTAGCTGATAGCGCACCTGTTACTGCCGTAAATATAGATTGTGTAAAGTAGTTATTTGCTACTCGATCTGTTTTGAGTGTAGTCTCATGTAACTTTTGAAATGCATGTCTTAATTCTTCAATGCGTGACTTTTGACAAAGCCCTTGAGATTCTAGTAAGCACAAGAATACGTCTAGATCTGAAGGTGTTTTCTTTGTTGATGCTACATTTGCTGGAAGACTGTTTTGAATGCTACTTATTTCCATTTTATTATCCTCTTGTACCACTTATTATGGATGCTATATGTTTTGCTTGTTCTTTATTGCTGTCAAACCACTGAGATTTACACTTTCCAAGCTCTTCTTGACGCTTGAATGAAGAAGTAAGATGCTCTGTTAGAGTCTCACGGCTCTTAGAAACAAATTTGACTCTACCATCAAGTTTTTTAACTTCATGTTCGAGGTAAAGCCTGTTTTGTTCATTCATAGTCCTTCCAAAGGAAGCAACACCGCTAATCACTTGAGAACCACCCTGCAAGGCCATTTGAGCCACTTTTACACCGTTTTTTAAGACGGCTGTGGAACCTGCTGATAAACTAAGAACGCTAATTAAAGCAGTTCCAAGTGCTATCCACAACTCAAGATGATATAAGATGCGCTCTTTTTGTTTTTTATCATTGCCAGCAAGAATATCTGCAAGTTTATCCCAAAGCTTGAGCTCTGATGCAACTTCATTTGCAAGCATTGCACTTCCTGCCACAATCATAGCAACACCTGCAAATAGACCAGCGCCTGTTGCAACGGCAGTAATACCTATTCCAATAGACACAAGAGAAGTAAATACGGTGGCAGCTCTTACAAGAAGCCCCCAGCTTTTTGTTGAGCTTACTTTTTCTGCTGCTTCTTGTACTTTTTTAGTACGTAATTCTCTGAGATCACGCACCTTTTTTGCCTCTTCTTCTATTCTAGTCGTTTGATTTTGCAATTCAGCTCTTGTAAGGTCACCTTGAGCTTCTTGCAATCTCAAAAACATGTAGTCCAAATTAAATTCTTTTGGCTTTGGTAATATGGGCAAGTCATGAAGGGGATTTAGTGCAACTTCTGCATCTTGTGTTATTTCTGTAATCTCTTGTTTTTCTACAGGAGTAAAACAGTCTGTCAATACATCGCTTCTTGGTAAAAAACTACCTATTTCCATATGAACCTTTATAAGTTTGATAGTAGTATCCCTTTAACTTTGCAACACGCTCTTGAAAAGGGGCGTGCATCGCACTCATCGTAGAAAGGGCTTCTGCAAGGTCGAGTGCTTTCAGAGCGTCTTCTTCGTTATTAAGGGCCAGATAATTTTGAGCCGCATGGTAGTGCGGTGCTGGATCTTGATCATCTAAAAGCGCTGCAATGGCAAAGGCTTGTAAAGCTTTTTCATGCTCGCTATTAAGCTGTCTTGCAGATCCAAGCCCCATCCAAAATACTTGGGAAAATGGGTCTACATGGATGAGCAATCCAAATGCATTGATAGCTCCCAAGGAGTCTCCTGCCTGGTAAAACTCATATGCTTTGGTGTAGAGCTTTTCTACAGAAGCATTTGATATGTCACAAGCATCTTGTAAAAGCTCTTTGCCATTAAAATGGTCTATAAGAACCTTTTTTAAGTAAAGATTTACTGACTCAAGATCTTTTTGCGGCAACGAATTAGACAGAGACATAGAGCAACCATTATTTTCCAATGTTATGCACAATAGCCATAACAGCTTCATGTACTGCTTTTAACAAGTTTGCAAGCGTTGTCGTATTTTCCAATTCCATGTTTTTAAAGTAGCTAAGACGCATTTCAGCATTTTTGTTGGAAGTCATGAGTCCATCTAGTGCTGTGTCTGTATTGGCAAGAAGAGCTGTCTTTTCTGCTTCAGTAAATGTGAATTTACCTGTGTCAACAACAACACCATAACCTCGGCATGCATTAAGCAATACTTGCATTTCTGTGTTGTGAGACCAATCTACACCATTATCACCACTTTGACTTCTCAAACATTGTTGAAGCTTTTGTACCTTTTTGGTTTTTGCACTATTTACTTCGATGTCATTGAAATAGTCGTTGATACGTGAATGAATGTCCTCATGTCTTGCCGAAAGAACAGTGTAGATCTGCCAACCTGTAATCTCTTTTCCACTTGTAGTTGTCTCCTTGAATGAGGAGATAGCATCCGTAGCTGCTTGCTCAATTCTGTTACGCAATTCAGTAGGCTCTGATGCAGGCGGAGCAAGAAGAGGACTTCTTCCCACAGTTTCGTTAAATGCTGGATTCCATACATTAGATGGTAGAGAGTCAATCATTGTGTTAGACATAATAAACCTTTTCAAATTGTGAGTAATTTTTAAACATGTTGAGCATCATAGCTAACTGTAATTAAGATAATATTAAGGAGTGTAAAAAGTGCTCAGAAAAAATGCCCAGGATAAGACTCGAACTTACACACCTCGCGGTACCAGAACCTAAATCTGGCGTGTCTGCCAATTTCACCACCTGGGCGGAAAAAGAAAGCTGATCATACAGAAATGAGAAGATGAAAATCAAGAAAATTGATATCGTTTGGCGGAAAATATATATTTTGAGGAGCTAAAAATTATGAGCATCAAGGCAGATCACTGGATTCGTAAAATGGCAAAAGAACATAAGATGATCGAACCATTCGAAGATAGACAAGTAAGAACGAAAGAAGAATCCATACCTCTTGTAAGTTATGGACTGTCAAGTTATGGCTATGATTTACGTGTTTCTGATGAATTTAAAGTTTTTACGAACGTTTACAATTCTATTGTTGATCCTAAGCAATTTAATGATGATTCCTTTGTAGATATTAAAGCAGATGTTTGTGTTATACCGCCCAATTCTTTTGCCCTTGCAAGAAGCGTTGAATACTTTCGCATTCCAAGAAATGTTTTAACTATTTGCCTTGGCAAATCAACTTATGCACGTTGTGGAATTATTGTGAATGTAACTCCCTTTGAGCCAGAATGGGAGGGGCATGTAACACTTGAAATATCTAATACAACACCATTACCTGCAAAAATTTATGCACACGAAGGGCTTGCTCAGGTACTCTTTTTCGAAGCGGCAGAAGAATGTGAAGTTTCTTATGCCGATAGAAAAGGAAAATACATGAAACAACAAGGCATTGTTGTTCCTCGCATTTAACTTGTTTGTGTATACTTAAAGCGCCTTCAAAATAATAGCTGAATGGGGAATCATGGCAATTTCTAAAGTCTCCAAGGGTTTTGCGCTCTTTGGAGGCGTAAAATCTTCTGGTGATGCAGCTGCAGTGTCGACAATTTTATACCATGTTTTACTGTAAGGAGGATAAGGAACATTAACCTGAGCTGTTTCATAGCCAGCATTAAAGGCAATATAGAGATTATTTTCGAGCACTTGATCAATAAGCGTATAGGCTATAAAGCGGCTATCAGGATTCCAATTGGGCTCATAAGGCTTTTTGCCGTGCCATTTAATATCACGATCTGTTAAAAAAATGCCCCTTTTCAACAGGGTATGTTTTTTTCTTAATTGAATCATCAAACTCATAAAGCGAAAAATTTCAGCTTCTAGATGACCATTTATCCAAGAGAGCCAATTGAGATCGCTATCATGACACCATGTGTTGTTATTGCCTTTTTTTGATTGTCCAATTTCGTCACCCATGCAAATCATGGGCGTTCCTTGAGACACCATCAAAGCTGTAATAAAATTTTTTACTTGACGATTTCGCAGGGAAAGAATAGATTTATCATTTGTAGAGCCCTCCACACCACAATTCCAGCTATCATTTTGATTGGTTCCATCTTGATTGTTCTCGCCATTTTCTTCATTATGTT from Chlamydiales bacterium includes these protein-coding regions:
- the ispH gene encoding 4-hydroxy-3-methylbut-2-enyl diphosphate reductase; this encodes MKLLLSKPRGFCAGVERAIETVEKALLLWGAPIYVKHEIVHNRYVVDRLKAKGAVFIEDLEDVPVGSRLIYSAHGVPPQVRTVAKSRNLIEIDATCGLVTKVHSAAKRYAEKGYYIILIGHKNHVETIGTAGEAPDVTTIVESVEDVKALQFTQSDKLFYLTQTTLSLDDVKEITEALVQKYPQTETLPSSSICYATTNRQMALGKITDVTDLVLVVGDPKSSNSNRLRETAARRGVAAYLINNEEEIESEWFTNVKTIGLTAGASTPEDIVQKCIQKLMLIGVTEVEDVVFTQEDVFFQLPKAVLV
- a CDS encoding methyltransferase domain-containing protein; its protein translation is MWNVKELPSLVYLNFLVKVKYWIENLRVAKRFYRNKLFFKIDIALKLYYFFDSPFKVSKTFLQAIGEEELYTYGETPLTTLEQIIKEMKIEPDSLFLDLGSATGRTSFWIHCFTGAKVLGIEHNPRFVNNAKRIKERFHLSDVQFRRDDIRNADFSAVKGVYLYGTCFEEPFLKILGEKLENLPPGASIATVSYPIDNYTRKPIFEVVKELTLPFSWGRASVYIQKRL
- the sctE gene encoding type III secretion system translocon subunit SctE, with the protein product MEIGSFLPRSDVLTDCFTPVEKQEITEITQDAEVALNPLHDLPILPKPKEFNLDYMFLRLQEAQGDLTRAELQNQTTRIEEEAKKVRDLRELRTKKVQEAAEKVSSTKSWGLLVRAATVFTSLVSIGIGITAVATGAGLFAGVAMIVAGSAMLANEVASELKLWDKLADILAGNDKKQKERILYHLELWIALGTALISVLSLSAGSTAVLKNGVKVAQMALQGGSQVISGVASFGRTMNEQNRLYLEHEVKKLDGRVKFVSKSRETLTEHLTSSFKRQEELGKCKSQWFDSNKEQAKHIASIISGTRG
- a CDS encoding SycD/LcrH family type III secretion system chaperone; translation: MSLSNSLPQKDLESVNLYLKKVLIDHFNGKELLQDACDISNASVEKLYTKAYEFYQAGDSLGAINAFGLLIHVDPFSQVFWMGLGSARQLNSEHEKALQAFAIAALLDDQDPAPHYHAAQNYLALNNEEDALKALDLAEALSTMSAMHAPFQERVAKLKGYYYQTYKGSYGNR
- the dcd gene encoding dCTP deaminase yields the protein MSIKADHWIRKMAKEHKMIEPFEDRQVRTKEESIPLVSYGLSSYGYDLRVSDEFKVFTNVYNSIVDPKQFNDDSFVDIKADVCVIPPNSFALARSVEYFRIPRNVLTICLGKSTYARCGIIVNVTPFEPEWEGHVTLEISNTTPLPAKIYAHEGLAQVLFFEAAEECEVSYADRKGKYMKQQGIVVPRI